GGAGGGCAACTCGTCTACTATGCGATCGCCTTGCTCCTGGCCCACCGGGGCTTCGGTGTTTGGGCCCTAGTCTGGGGTTGGTGGGGCCAGCAGCTTTGGGTCTTCTTCCGTCTACGGAAGGCCGTCCCCATTCCCCTCCGTCCGTCGTGGGACTGGTGGAAGCTAAAGGACATGGTGGGCTATGGACTGGGTTTTTCCTCGTCCATCTGGGTTTGGCAACTACGAGGTCTAGTCGCTCCCTTGATCGTTGGAAAGTACTTGGGTCCGACGGAAGTGGGCTATATCGGGTTGGCCACACGTCTGGTGGAGTCCATCGCCTTCGTCAAGGCGGTCGCTTGGCGTGTTTCGGTTTCCGCTTTCGCCAGAGTGCAGAGCGATAAACCAAAACTCGCCAGAGCCATCGTGGAGGCGAGTGAGCTACAGGTGCTGGCAACGGGCCTTCCCCTCTTGGTGTTCACCTTCGTAGGGCCATATTTGGTCCCCAGCCTGCTCGGCCCGTCTTGGATGCCCGTGATCCTCCTCTTCCCCTTCATCGCTGTGGGTTACATCGTAAATGCAGTCTTTAACATGCACTCCTCGGCCCTCTACGTCCTGCGGCGCAACTTGGACGTGACGCTTTTTCACTTCTTTCATGTGGCGCTTTTTGCCCTCTCCTCCTGGGTAGGGGTCAGGGAGTGGGGCCTTTTAGGCTATGGATGGGCGGAGGTTTTGGCCCTCCTCAGCTACGTGGTGGTCTCTAGGTACGCTGTTCGGGCAGTGGGGCCCCTGGACCAGAGGGTCGCCCTGTTGTGGGCTTCCTCGATAGGTATCGCCCTATTCTGGCAGTCCCTCGGGCTCTGGGCACTACTTCCTATGGCGGCGGTCTTCTTTGCCCCCTTCAGTCGGGCCAAGCTGGCCAAGCTTTGGAGAGAGGTCACGTCAAGCACGACATCGGGTGTGAAGATCATGTTCCAGGAGGGCGAGCATGGAAAGTAGCGGCACTAAAACTCCCCTGGTCAGCATCGTCATCAACAACTACAACTACGGGCGTTTCCTAAAAGATGCCATCGAGAGCGCCCTGGGGCAGATCTATCCCCTCACCGAGGTCATCGTGGTGGACGACGGCTCCACCGATGACTCTCGCGAGGTGATAGCGGGCTACGGAGAGCGGGTGCGCGCGTTGTTCAAGGAGAACGGCGGGCAGGCTTCGGCCTTCAACGCGGGCTTCGCCCTCACCAAGGGGGATGTCGTCATCTTCCTAGATGCGGACGACCTCCTCCTTCCTCACGCCGTGGAGAGGGCCATCGCGGTCTGGAAGCCTGAACTCTCTAAAGTCCAGTGGCGCCTCCAGCTTGTCACGGAGGACTTGCGTCCCTTGCCCGCCACCTGGCCGGGGGAGCGCCCCATGCCCTCGGGGAACTTTAGGGAGGTCGTCCTCAAGTGGGGCTACTACCCTTCGCCGCCCACAAGCGGCAACGCCTTCAGCCGCTGGTTTTTGGAAAAGATACTCCCCATGCCCGAGGCGGAGTGGCGGATCGCCGCAGACTCCTACTTGCTCACGCTGGCTGCGGTATACGGAGAGGTAGTTTCCATTGACGAGGTGTTAGGGTACTATCGCTTGCACGGTGGAAACTTTTGGTACCTTGGCGAAGAAGATGCGGAAAAGTTAGAGCGCAAGTTGATTCAACAGCTAAAAATAAATCGCCTTCAGAAGACGCTCAGGCAGAATCACGTAATAGACGAAAGAACGAGGATCAGGGTTTACGCAAATCCCCTCGAGGCCAAGGCGGAGATGGCCGCTTCCCTCCTCTTTCCCCAGGACCCCTCTCTTAGGGCGAGCCGGGGGCTAACCGCTCTCCGGGGCATCTGGGCTGCGGCCCGATTCCCCTATATGCCCTCTTTTTGGTCCCGGCTCAGGTTGGCGCTCTGGTTTCTCCTCACGGCGCTTCTACCTAGACCAATAGCAAAAAAACTTGCCTTTATGGGCATCTACCCGGGCTCGAGGCCAAAGTGGTTAGTGAAGCTCTTTCGCGTAGCGGGTAAGTTGGGGAGTAGATGAGGATCGCCCTTTTTCTACCCTCCTTGGATGGCGGCGGCGCCGAGAGGATAAACCTTCTTCTCGCCACGGGTTTTCTTCAAAAGGGCGCACAGGTGGATCTGGTGTTGGCCAGGGCTCAAGGGCCTTACCTTGAAATGGTCCCTCGAGGCGTCAACCTGATCGATCTAAGGGCATCCAGGGTGCTGACATCTTTCCCTGCCTTGGTGTCCTACCTGAAGAGAGAAAACCCTTTTGTCTTGCTTTCCTCGCTGAGCCACGCCAACGTTGTGGCGGTCTGGGCGCGAGAAGTGGCACGAGTTCCAACAAAGGTGCTGGTCGCAGAGCATGTTCCCTTGAAAGCGAGCTACCGCAACAAGCATTTACGGTTGAACGAACAAATGGTGCGCTCCTTGATGGGCGGGGCCTACAGGAGGGCCGAGGCTGTCATAGCCGTTTCCAGGGGTCTTGGGAGGGAGCTGGTAGAGGGGTTCGGCCTTCCCAAGGACAAGATTCGGGTCATCTATAATCCCGTAATTCAGGACGAACTTTTCGAGAAGGCCAAAGAACCTGTTGAACATCCGTGGCTACTGCCTGGAGGGCCGCCTGTTTTTTTAGCCGTGGGCCGCTTGGTCGCGGAAAAAAACTTTGAACTTTTGATCCGGGCCTTCGCCAGGGTCAGGAGGGAAAGGGAGTCCCGCCTCCTCGTTCTGGGAGAAGGGCCTGAGCGGGCTCGCCTCGAGGGCCTGGTGCGAAGCCTTGGGCTGGAGGAACACGTGGACATGCCGGGGTTTGTCCCCAACCCCTATCCCTATATGGCCAAGGCCTCGGCCCTGGTCTTGAGTTCCCTATACGAGGCTCTGCCCACGGTGCTCATAGAGGGGTTGGCCCTGGGGGTTCCCGTGGTGGCTACTGACTGTCCCTATGGTCCTGCTGAGATCTTGGAGGGGGGAAGATGGGGTATACTAGTGCCCGTGGGAAACGAGGAGGCATTGGCTCAGGCCATGGTGGAGGTTCTCCTTAAGCCCCCCTCAGAGGGCGAGAGGAGGGTTGCTCGCGAGTCCGCCATAGAGAGATTCGGCCTCCGAAAGGCCGTGAGCGAATACTGGGATATAATCCAAGAGATCACCAGAAATGCGAGTTAAAAGGGCGGTACTGTTTTTAATTGTAACATCAGCTTCTCTAGCCACCAGCGCCAGCCTTGCTGGGGTCCTTTCTCTTGAGCGATTAAGCGTGGCGCTTGCCATTCTAGGTTCGTTGTTGGCGTGGTACGTGGTTTTTACTTTGAAGGATGGGAATTTGGCCAGTTTTTCGTTTCTTTTTGCTACGTTCTTTGCTCTTTACACATTGAGTCCTACTTTAGAAGGTCTTTTAGCGGGCGTTGATAGCTTAGCATCCTCTAAAGAAGTAGAAAGCGTTCTTTGGGGTCGTGAGATTCCCTTGGGATTTATATCTGTTTTATCCAATGTGGCTTTGCTGGCTTTTGCTATAGGACTTTTAAAAAGTCATCTTACTAATGCCAACCTCTTTGGTGCGCCATTGAATAAAACTTGCCTTTCACCTCGGTTGCGAACATCATCGGACATGTACGCTTGGCTCTATTACCTGGGCATAGGCGCTTTTCTCCTGGGAATGGTTCTTTCCTTGTTAGATCTAACGAGAGTAGGAGGTCTGCAAGCCATTATTACCCCTCGCGGAGAACGACTTGTGGCTCTAGCGGAGAATAGGGGAAGTCTGCCTAGTTCCCCTCTCGTCTTTTCGGGGCTCGCTGTGGCTATACTTGGCTGGATTTATGCAGGAAATAAAAGGTTTCGTGGCCTACTTTTGATGGCTTTGGTCGGTTTGTGGCTTGTTTACTTGCTTATACAGGGTGATCGTAGATTTATTCTTTACACCCTTCTAGTGGGACTGGGGGTTGCGCACGTTTACCGGGGCCTCTCTCTTAAGTTGAGTTTGAGAGTTCTTTTTGTGATAACTTTGGTTATTTTGCTGTTTTCCGCCTTTGGGAACGTGAGGTGGATGCTTCCGATGCTTCTCGGTGGTACGTTAAGCCTTAGAGATGCTGGGTCCTGGATCGCCGAAAACTTCTCTTGGTCTTGGTTTGCGCCCTCCTCCAATGAGTTTATGGGGCCTTACATCACTCTGATTGTGACCGCTACGGATCCTAATTGGTGGTCTCTAAGTGGGGCTCCTTTATGGGGAATAAGTTATTTTTATGCACTACCCAATTTGCTTCCTCGTAGCCTTTATCCGGGTGAAAAATGGGAGTCTTTGAGTTTTAAGTTCAGCGATTATGTGTATGTCAGCTATTTACCCCTAGATTTTCCCTTCCCCATAGGCTTCGGTTTTAGCCCCCTAGCCGAAGCTTGTTTGAACTTTGGACTAAGCGCCTGGTCCCCTTTTGTGATTTTTCTCCTGTGGGGTTGGTTTTCGGGTCAATTAGAGACCTGGGTGCGAAAAGGCCCTTTGCCTTATCGGGGCATCGTTTATGCTCTCCTTCTTCCCCAAGCTTTCAATTTAAACCGGATAGATTTTGTATGGGCTTTCCAAGAAGCGATTTACTTTGTATTTATGGGCCTTCTTTTGCTGGCTTCGGCTCGCGTCTTTTACCTGAGCATGCGTAGAATGAGGATTTTACCAGGTGGGTAATGTTATGGAAAAGAAAATCCTAATGCTGATTACCGGCCTGGCTCGCGGGGGTGCCGAAACCCAACTCTTGCTTCTTGCGTCCGGGTTGAAGCGCCGGGGGTGGCAGGTCCGGGTGGTCAGCATGTTGCCCCCGGAGGACTTCGCCGAGGAGTTGCGGGAAGGGGGAGTCCCCGTGGACTCCCTTGGCATGACCAGGGGCGTGCCCGACCCCAGGGCTTTGTGGCGGTTCTCCCGGGTCTTGCGCGAGTTCAGGCCCTCCGTGGTCCACGCCCACATGATCCACGCCAACCTCCTGGCCCGGCTTACACGCCTCTTCGTCCGAGTGCCTGTCCTGGTCTGCACGGCCCACAACACCATAGAAGTTGGCCGTGGGTTCCGCACGGAGTCGGCCGTGCACCTCGCTTACCGTCTCACGGACCCCCTTTGCGACCTCACCACCCAGGTGTCCCTGGAAGGCTACCGCCGCTACCTGGAGGGCAGAGCCGCTCCCCCAAAAAAGCTGAGGTATGTCCCCAATGCGGTAGACCTTGAGCGCTTCGCGCCCGACCCCGCCCTCAGGCAGGAGATGCGCAAGGCGCTCGGCCTCTCCGAGGAAGCCTTCCTCTGGCTCGCCGTGGGCAGGCTCGAGGAGGCCAAAGACTACCCTACCCTTCTACAGGCTTTCGCCCTGGTGGTGAAGACCCATCCTAAGGCGACTCTCTTCGTAGTGGGGAAGGGGATCCTGGAATCGTCGCTACGGGACCTGGTCCGGTCTTTAGGTCTAGAAGCCTCGGTTCGATTTTTGGGGTTGCGCAAGGACGTGCCCGCCCTGATGTGCGCAGCAGATGCTTATGTGCTCTCCTCTGCCTGGGAAGGGATGCCCATGGTTCTTCTCGAGGCCCACGCTTC
This region of Thermus thermophilus genomic DNA includes:
- a CDS encoding oligosaccharide flippase family protein, whose protein sequence is MEDRAPGNGLRAQVLGGGAYLVLRQGLGIALSLLGLTLLLKQVGPKEYGLYSLVLGIYTYLFSVGQMGVGVYLVRREGRSTPEDFQQAFTFLAVWGTVLALLVTVALPLLERWLALEAFSAVALAVFAGLPLGLATLPLLAYLERELNFKRVALVELGGQLVYYAIALLLAHRGFGVWALVWGWWGQQLWVFFRLRKAVPIPLRPSWDWWKLKDMVGYGLGFSSSIWVWQLRGLVAPLIVGKYLGPTEVGYIGLATRLVESIAFVKAVAWRVSVSAFARVQSDKPKLARAIVEASELQVLATGLPLLVFTFVGPYLVPSLLGPSWMPVILLFPFIAVGYIVNAVFNMHSSALYVLRRNLDVTLFHFFHVALFALSSWVGVREWGLLGYGWAEVLALLSYVVVSRYAVRAVGPLDQRVALLWASSIGIALFWQSLGLWALLPMAAVFFAPFSRAKLAKLWREVTSSTTSGVKIMFQEGEHGK
- a CDS encoding glycosyltransferase family 2 protein, with the translated sequence MESSGTKTPLVSIVINNYNYGRFLKDAIESALGQIYPLTEVIVVDDGSTDDSREVIAGYGERVRALFKENGGQASAFNAGFALTKGDVVIFLDADDLLLPHAVERAIAVWKPELSKVQWRLQLVTEDLRPLPATWPGERPMPSGNFREVVLKWGYYPSPPTSGNAFSRWFLEKILPMPEAEWRIAADSYLLTLAAVYGEVVSIDEVLGYYRLHGGNFWYLGEEDAEKLERKLIQQLKINRLQKTLRQNHVIDERTRIRVYANPLEAKAEMAASLLFPQDPSLRASRGLTALRGIWAAARFPYMPSFWSRLRLALWFLLTALLPRPIAKKLAFMGIYPGSRPKWLVKLFRVAGKLGSR
- a CDS encoding glycosyltransferase: MRIALFLPSLDGGGAERINLLLATGFLQKGAQVDLVLARAQGPYLEMVPRGVNLIDLRASRVLTSFPALVSYLKRENPFVLLSSLSHANVVAVWAREVARVPTKVLVAEHVPLKASYRNKHLRLNEQMVRSLMGGAYRRAEAVIAVSRGLGRELVEGFGLPKDKIRVIYNPVIQDELFEKAKEPVEHPWLLPGGPPVFLAVGRLVAEKNFELLIRAFARVRRERESRLLVLGEGPERARLEGLVRSLGLEEHVDMPGFVPNPYPYMAKASALVLSSLYEALPTVLIEGLALGVPVVATDCPYGPAEILEGGRWGILVPVGNEEALAQAMVEVLLKPPSEGERRVARESAIERFGLRKAVSEYWDIIQEITRNAS
- a CDS encoding glycosyltransferase, which produces MEKKILMLITGLARGGAETQLLLLASGLKRRGWQVRVVSMLPPEDFAEELREGGVPVDSLGMTRGVPDPRALWRFSRVLREFRPSVVHAHMIHANLLARLTRLFVRVPVLVCTAHNTIEVGRGFRTESAVHLAYRLTDPLCDLTTQVSLEGYRRYLEGRAAPPKKLRYVPNAVDLERFAPDPALRQEMRKALGLSEEAFLWLAVGRLEEAKDYPTLLQAFALVVKTHPKATLFVVGKGILESSLRDLVRSLGLEASVRFLGLRKDVPALMCAADAYVLSSAWEGMPMVLLEAHASGLPVVSTDVGGVREVVRDGVSGYVVPPRDPSALAEAMKRLQSLPKEKQLSMGVEGRKWVEENYSLETLLGRWEALYKDLYQKKCDLK